A stretch of the Leopardus geoffroyi isolate Oge1 chromosome B2, O.geoffroyi_Oge1_pat1.0, whole genome shotgun sequence genome encodes the following:
- the LOC123608609 gene encoding oocyte-expressed protein homolog, which produces MADDAGAAEAQGDQCTPAQSLGRLLKLPLPPPRIRTRPWWFPVQELRDPLVFYLEAWLADSIFGPDRAIIPEIEWMSQVLLTVDIVNSGDLVEITIFGRPRVQNRVKSVLLSLANWHRKHRARAEKMKQLEEFLKTHASGPQTPEHRIV; this is translated from the exons ATGGCAGACGATGCAGGTGCTGCTGAGGCCCAGGGGGACCAATGCACGCCTGCCCAGTCCCTGGGCAGGCTGCTGAAGTTACCACTTCCACCACCTCGGATTCGCACCCGGCCATGGTGGTTTCCTGTGCAGGAACTGAGAGACCCACTGGTGTTTTACCTGGAGGCATGGCTGGCTGACTCGATCTTTG GCCCAGACAGAGCCATCATTCCAGAAATAGAGTGGATGAGCCAAGTTCTGCTGACGGTGGACATAGTTAACTCTGGGGACTTAGTTGAAATCACCATCTTCGGACGGCCCCGTGTACAGAATCGGGTGAAGAGCGTGCTCCTGAGCCTGGCAAACTGGCACCGGAAACATCGTGCCCGAG CTGAGAAGATGAAACAACTTGAGGAGTTCTTGAAGACCCATGCATCAGGTCCCCAGACTCCTGAACATCGTATTGTGTAA
- the KHDC3L gene encoding KH domain-containing protein 3, translating into MATPKRFPTLVQLEQREGTLFEVLGNLTKRPYWFHSEYLKSPKAVHLEAWLVEAIFGRGGEHIPHVECVSQTLLHVNHWDPEGEAEILIFGRPYYQKDVSKMIMNLADYHRQLRAQSSEKAPAQDVGTQRSLDAVPEAGTQSSPKSVREAATQRSDDPAPQVASQSSPKSVEAATQRSPHAAREVATQSSPKAVREAATQQDPNAVREAATQQDPNTAQEVATQSSPKAVREAATQQDPSAVREAATQQDPGAVREAATQRSPGAVREAATQRSPGAVREAATQQDPSAVREAATQRSPGAVREAATQQDPSAVREAATQRSPGAVREAATQQDPSAVREAATQRSPGAVREAATQQDPGAVREVATQRSPGAVREAATQQDPSAVREAATQHSPGAVWEAATQQDPGAVREAATQRDPGAVGEAATQRCLDAT; encoded by the exons ATGGCCACTCCTAAACGGTTTCCGACGCTCGTACAGCTGGAACAGAGAGAAGGGACGCTATTCGAGGTGCTCGGTAACCTCACCAAGCGACCCTATTGGTTCCACTCCGAGTACCTGAAGAGTCCGAAGGCTGTTCACCTCGAGGCGTGGCTGGTGGAGGCGATCTTCG GTCGGGGAGGAGAGCACATACCACACGTCGAGTGTGTGTCACAGACCCTGCTTCACGTTAATCATTGGGACCCCGAGGGCGAGGCTGAGATCTTGATATTTGGTCGGCCCTATTACCAGAAAGATGTATCCAAGATGATCATGAATTTGGCTGACTATCATCGCCAACTCCGGGCACAAA GCTCAGAGAAGGCCCCTGCCCAGGATGTAGGGACGCAGCGGTCCCTCGACGCTGTCCCGGAGGCGGGGACCCAGAGCTCTCCAAAGTCTGTCCGGGAGGCGGCGACCCAGCGGTCCGACGACCCAGCTCCGCAGGTGGCGAGCCAGAGCTCTCCGAAGTCTGTTGAGGCGGCGACCCAGAGATCCCCCCACGCTGCCCGAGAGGTGGCGACCCAGAGCTCTCCGAAGGCTGTCCGGGAGGCGGCGACCCAGCAGGACCCCAATGCTGTCCGGGAAGCGGCGACCCAGCAGGACCCCAATACTGCCCAGGAGGTGGCAACCCAGAGCTCTCCGAAGGCTGTCCGAGAGGCGGCGACCCAGCAGGACCCCAGCGCTGTCCGGGAGGCGGCGACCCAGCAGGACCCTGGCGCTGTCCGCGAGGCGGCGACCCAGCGTTCCCCCGGCGCTGTCCGCGAGGCGGCGACCCAGCGTTCCCCCGGCGCTGTCCGCGAGGCGGCGACCCAGCAGGACCCCAGCGCTGTCCGGGAGGCGGCGACCCAGCGTTCCCCCGGCGCTGTCCGCGAGGCGGCGACCCAGCAGGACCCCAGCGCTGTCCGGGAGGCGGCGACCCAGCGTTCCCCCGGCGCTGTCCGCGAGGCGGCGACCCAGCAGGACCCCAGCGCTGTCCGGGAGGCGGCGACCCAGCGTTCCCCCGGCGCTGTCCGCGAGGCGGCGACCCAGCAGGACCCCGGCGCTGTCCGCGAGGTGGCGACCCAGCGTTCCCCCGGCGCTGTCCGCGAGGCGGCGACCCAGCAGGACCCCAGCGCTGTCCGGGAGGCGGCGACCCAGCATTCCCCCGGCGCTGTCTGGGAGGCGGCGACCCAGCAGGACCCCGGCGCTGTCCGCGAGGCGGCGACCCAGCGGGACCCCGGCGCGGTCGGCGAGGCGGCAACCCAGCGCTGCCTGGATGCTACCTAG